A section of the Spirosoma pollinicola genome encodes:
- a CDS encoding pyridoxamine 5'-phosphate oxidase family protein produces the protein MQTSRTTPSRLAKRAHYDEATIHPILDEALFCTVSYVIDGQPMAIPTAYVRKGDKLYIHGSVGSHFIRSIEQGNPVCISVMLTDGLVLAKSAFHHSVNYRSVVIFAKAEKVTDEAERMEALALITDHLIPGRWNDLRPTTNSEMRKTTVLAFSLDEASAKVRTGGPGDEPEDENLPTWAGVIPMQTVRLTPVPAQNSLETALPDYLQ, from the coding sequence ATGCAAACCAGCCGCACAACACCCAGCCGTTTAGCAAAACGTGCGCATTACGACGAAGCCACCATTCACCCAATTCTGGACGAAGCTTTGTTCTGTACCGTCAGTTATGTCATTGACGGCCAGCCGATGGCTATTCCAACAGCCTATGTCCGAAAAGGCGACAAGCTTTACATTCATGGGTCGGTGGGCAGTCATTTTATTCGATCTATTGAGCAGGGGAATCCTGTCTGTATTTCGGTTATGCTGACAGACGGGCTGGTGCTGGCAAAATCGGCTTTTCATCATTCGGTCAACTATCGCTCGGTGGTGATTTTCGCAAAGGCCGAAAAAGTAACCGACGAAGCTGAACGAATGGAAGCACTGGCCCTGATAACGGATCATCTTATACCCGGCCGCTGGAACGACCTTCGGCCAACTACCAACAGCGAAATGCGGAAAACAACGGTTCTTGCCTTTTCGCTGGACGAAGCCTCCGCCAAAGTTCGCACAGGTGGGCCAGGTGACGAACCCGAAGATGAAAACCTGCCAACCTGGGCGGGAGTAATTCCAATGCAAACCGTGCGACTGACACCGGTTCCGGCGCAGAATAGCCTGGAAACAGCACTGCCCGATTATTTACAATAG
- a CDS encoding aminotransferase-like domain-containing protein translates to MLPFKTLIHLDRSLPVPVFVQLSNQLGQLIRAGTLTPGQRLPGTRQLAELLDLNRQTIVASYDEGVAQGWLESRSGSGTYVADYFPEVKPQRLIVKNSQAASDRNRGTTEQPGYAFERLDFLARPVLTNQDGLRLDDGFPDSRLAPMDELSRAYRSYFRWGNPQKHFGYGDTKGHPLLREQLSIYLNETRGLQTTPENVLITRGSIMGLHLASQVLLRPGDVVVTGETTWAGATMNFRKTGATVLSVPVDEHGLDIDQLAIYCENQPIRMVFVTPHHHYPTTVTLQPGRRVRLLQLAEQYGFAILEDDYDYDFHYLSRPILPLASADRQGMVVYVGSLTKSVAPAFRVGYVVGPTALIDELARLRRIIDRQGDPMLEFAIGQLFKTGDMKRHFRKTLRTYHARRDHFCALLTSELPDAVQFNKPDGGLAVWARFDPKLNMEAMAQRAAQEGLTLANGLFHNPPGQQLNGTRLGFASSSEDELEQSVAVLRRVI, encoded by the coding sequence ATGCTTCCCTTTAAAACCTTGATCCATCTGGATAGATCGTTGCCTGTGCCTGTTTTCGTTCAGCTAAGTAATCAACTTGGGCAGCTTATCCGGGCGGGTACATTGACGCCGGGGCAACGATTGCCCGGTACACGCCAGCTTGCCGAATTGCTTGATCTAAACAGGCAAACAATTGTTGCTTCGTATGATGAAGGCGTTGCCCAGGGGTGGCTCGAAAGCCGGTCGGGGAGCGGCACGTATGTAGCTGATTATTTTCCGGAAGTCAAGCCACAGAGGTTGATTGTAAAGAATAGTCAGGCCGCTTCAGATCGAAATAGGGGCACAACTGAACAGCCGGGCTACGCCTTTGAGCGCCTTGATTTTCTGGCCCGGCCTGTGCTGACAAATCAGGATGGGTTGCGGTTAGATGATGGTTTTCCAGATAGTCGACTGGCACCGATGGACGAGTTAAGCCGGGCCTACCGCTCGTATTTTCGCTGGGGAAATCCGCAGAAACACTTTGGCTATGGCGATACAAAAGGGCATCCCTTACTGCGTGAGCAACTGTCCATTTACCTGAACGAAACCCGTGGCCTGCAAACAACACCCGAGAATGTACTTATTACGCGGGGCAGTATCATGGGCCTGCACCTCGCCAGTCAGGTGCTGCTGCGGCCGGGCGATGTCGTCGTAACGGGCGAAACTACCTGGGCGGGAGCAACTATGAATTTCCGGAAAACGGGCGCTACTGTGTTATCCGTGCCTGTTGATGAACATGGTCTCGATATAGACCAACTGGCCATTTATTGCGAAAATCAGCCGATACGAATGGTTTTCGTTACGCCCCATCACCATTACCCAACGACTGTAACACTCCAGCCCGGCCGACGGGTTCGACTGTTGCAACTGGCTGAACAATATGGATTTGCTATACTGGAAGATGACTACGATTACGATTTTCATTACCTCAGCCGACCAATTTTACCGCTTGCCAGCGCCGACCGGCAAGGTATGGTCGTCTATGTTGGCTCGCTGACAAAGTCGGTGGCACCTGCCTTTCGGGTTGGCTACGTGGTTGGCCCAACGGCGTTGATTGATGAACTGGCCCGACTCCGGCGTATCATTGACCGGCAGGGCGACCCCATGCTCGAATTTGCCATTGGGCAGTTGTTCAAAACCGGCGACATGAAACGGCACTTTCGAAAAACATTACGTACGTACCACGCTCGACGCGATCACTTTTGCGCGTTGCTAACCAGCGAACTGCCGGATGCTGTTCAGTTCAATAAGCCCGATGGCGGATTGGCCGTTTGGGCACGCTTCGACCCTAAACTAAATATGGAAGCAATGGCACAACGGGCTGCTCAGGAGGGGTTGACACTAGCAAATGGGCTTTTTCATAACCCACCCGGCCAGCAGTTGAACGGAACACGGCTTGGCTTTGCGTCGAGTTCGGAAGATGAGTTGGAGCAGAGTGTGGCGGTATTGAGAAGGGTGATCTAG